Proteins encoded in a region of the Populus alba chromosome 13, ASM523922v2, whole genome shotgun sequence genome:
- the LOC118035446 gene encoding transcription factor MYB8 — MGRSPCCEKEHTNKGAWTKEEDQRLMDYIRVHGEGCWRSLPKAAGLLRCGKSCRLRWINYLRPDLKRGNFTDEEDEIIIKLHSLLGNKWSLIAGRLPGRTDNEIKNYWNTHIKRKLISRGIDPHTHRPLNEKTTTATIKTTTSATTKATQLDFKNTPPQSLAEISLLKSQLDFKYNNNFHSSQYSSFNPKKTETTSVEENNCTSSSMTTDEEQQQQQQKRESHQDQDVNLDLTIGLAPTQTSSANSAESRLQQPVSSCQLFGSVLTRPVCLCWQLDGERRELCRNCQNQNQNQSSKRNHSNNGL; from the exons ATGGGTCGCTCACCTTGTTGTGAAAAAGAACACACCAACAAAGGTGCCTGGACTAAGGAGGAAGACCAGCGCCTAATGGACTATATCAGGGTCCATGGTGAAGGTTGCTGGCGCTCTCTACCTAAAGCTGCTG GATTGCTTAGATGCGGCAAGAGCTGTAGATTGAGGTGGATAAACTACTTGAGGCCTGATCTTAAAAGAGGGAATTTTACTGACGAAGAAGATGAGATTATTATTAAGCTCCATAGCTTGCTAGGCAACAA ATGGTCTTTAATTGCTGGAAGATTACCAGGAAGAACAGATAATGAGATAAAGAACTACTGGAACACACATATCAAGAGAAAGCTGATTAGCCGTGGCATTGACCCACATACACACAGACCTCTAAATGAGAAAACCACCACTGCCACCATCAAAACTACCACCTCTGCCACCACCAAAGCCACCCAGTTGGACTTCAAAAACACCCCACCTCAATCACTAGCCGAAATCAGTCTCTTAAAAAGCCAGCTTGATTTCAAATACAATAACAATTTTCATAGCAGTCAGTACTCAAGTTTCAATCCCAAGAAAACAGAGACTACTTCTGTTGAAGAAAATAACTGTACAAGCAGCAGCATGACAACTGATGAagaacaacagcagcagcaacagaagAGGGAGAGTCATCAAGATCAAGATGTAAACTTGGACTTAACTATAGGGCTAGCTCCCACtcagacttcttccgccaaCTCGGCCGAGTCAAGACTACAACAACCAGTCTCTTCTTGCCAGTTATTCGGTAGTGTGTTAACTCGGCCCGTTTGTCTGTGTTGGCAATTGGATGGTGAAAGAAGGGAATTGTGTAGGAATTGCCAGAATCAGAATCAGAATCAGAGCTCAAAAAGGAATCATAGTAATAATGGGCTATAA
- the LOC118035448 gene encoding uncharacterized protein codes for MPSSDPKTPEEAKPSFDDPASKEAIESLNSTKTLEETDQTNTPMTGNQEEEEEEEEGECGFCLFMKGGGCKDAFVAWEDCIKQVEEKNEDIVEKCFEITSALKLCMEAHGDYYEPILRAEKAAEQEAVKQLEKEKEEEAAAAAQKSESNEEEK; via the coding sequence ATGCCCTCTTCAGATCCTAAAACCCCGGAAGAAGCAAAACCCTCCTTTGATGATCCAGCATCAAAAGAAGCCATAGAGTCATTGAATTCAACCAAAACCCTTGAAGAAACAGACCAAACGAATACACCCATGACTGGAAatcaagaggaagaagaggaagaagaggaaggggAGTGTGGGTTTTGTTTGTTCATGAAAGGAGGTGGTTGCAAGGACGCATTTGTAGCATGGGAAGACTGTATTAAACAAGTGGAGGAAAAGAATGAAGATATTGTGGAGAAGTGCTTTGAAATTACTAGTGCGTTGAAGTTGTGTATGGAGGCTCATGGTGATTATTATGAGCCTATTTTGAGGGCTGAGAAGGCTGCTGAACAAGAGGCTGTTAAGCAATTGGAGAAGGAAAAGGAGGAGGAAGCCGCTGCTGCAGCGCAAAAATCAGAGTCCAACGAGGAAGAAAAGTGA